In Sander vitreus isolate 19-12246 chromosome 4, sanVit1, whole genome shotgun sequence, the genomic stretch AGGCCTTTATCACATGAACGCTCTTAAAATGCAGGTTACAGCCTCTTAAATATGAGGATTTTGGTTGCTCTGCCAGTTTGTTATtgttctatctatctatctttgtatctttttttaagGTTATTATTGTTTGTCAGACATAAATAGTTAATTTTCCACTGCAGGACCCTTGTGTTTCCACTTTGGTAATTCTCTCTTTTTATTAGTATAACTATTTGTCCACTGCAGCTCAGCAAGTAcagtaaaccaaaaaaaacagtacaggaGTGATCATGTGATGGCCAATATGGACAGGAGGGGCTATTACAGCTACCAAAAAAACTGATAAAGATCCAACCGATGAGAAGTTTAGTCTcaagaaaatacaaaatcacTTACCTTTTGCAGCGGAAGTGTTGGTAATGTCTCTGTTGTCTCTGCAGTTTGTGGTGGCAGTGGGCTTcctgctggtggtggtgctgGCCTTCACATACCCTCAGAGCGCCCCGCAGCTGGGCCTGGTCAACCTGGGCTGTTACAACTGGTCATCCCCACTCAGCCACGTCCGCCTGCTGTCCCTGCCCATCGCCAAGAAGTACAATCTGCAAGGTGTGAAGCGTAGAGAAACACttgcgcacacaaacacacgtttcAATGAGGAAGTACTGGATATCTTAaggatggggggaaaaaaaaaagaattatttaTTACTGAAGTGCAACACACGTTGGCTGCGTCGAGAGTCGTGTAACCCAAGTATAGGAGTGAGTCGTTACTCCTACAAGTAATCACAACCCACGCTTTCCAACgtcgggggaaaaaaagatgaatttGACTTGTAGTatggaaagacaaaaaagtccAGGGTGCTCAGGAAGTTCAGTCAGATGtttgaaggtgctctttggggTCGGGAATTCAAttaagtgtagaaaaaaaagggaaatccaaggcactcttcttcaaaattatttgaagaagagtgccttggcaGTCTGTGCTGCTACGCGTGGGTTGCTTCTCCCCatgtctttttcattttctattataATATTgccagtaaaataaaggcttttaaaattatttttaagaagagtgccttggattttcctttttttctacacttaattgaatgtgtgtgtgtgtgtgtgtgtgtgtgtgtgtgtgtgtgtgtgtgtgtgtgtgtgtgtgtgtgtgtgtgtgtgtgtgtgtgtgtgtgtgctgcaggttTCCATGAATGGTGGAGTGCCGGCTCTCTCAGGCAGAATCTGGTCAACTGTTCAGGCTGTGCAGAGATCTCCTCGGTGCTGGAAGTCCCAGAGAGCCTCAGAGGGACGGTGAATCTGCGACGGGGTCCACAGCTCGTCCTGCTAAAGGTCAGAGGCCAATCCGATGGGCCTCTCCTTCTGACACCCATGGGTGCAAACTTTGTAAACGATGTTGCTTTCTTTTTCAAACAGAAGACTAAtgtttagtagtagtagtagtagtaaacaTTAACAGTGCAACAAGTTGTCgtgggtgtgtgcatgtacagtatgtgtccacAGCTaaattatggaaaaaatcataattattttggtcaatattgaaatcacgattatttaacacgattactcatagacttttggaaagatgttgcaattattgaacatTAACAGCgtaacagttaaacaaatcaacagtgtaaacaccttgaactgtgagaTTTCCCTTAATGCTTTACCTGtttgaaaaatatattcaaatgttggctgtagagtgcggatcgggacgcatttttctgtccgagcacGGCCCGCGtccaacagagcagtaaccgagccctacaggcattaagatatttatgtcctgacaaaaaaatgttcctcatactaatgacacatgtacgtttgtttgtgtggaaagcccgcttttattaagcaaccgTAGGAaagcattcggaaatgtcaacagatgagcgcatcagcgcacacggggcaacaagcgcacgttaataagctgtttaatttaaaatgttcaataccTTATATGTGACTGAGCccaacccgaacatcatttctaaatatctgtctgaacttggcccgacgggctcggttctggtatccatcctctagttgGCTGAGAGAGTTTAGCCTTCAGGATAAGCGAAAGTCCACgtgtcattcagaacacaataTACAATTAGATTTTACTTttaacgtaatgtgcaaaatgtaTAGTTTTTCTCATTAacgttgtttttgtgatcgttgtAGGAGCCAAAATCGAAAATGGCGATCAAAattcgattaattgcacagccctagttcTCAGTCAGTCTGGGACAAAGTCTGTtagggtggatgggtggggtGGTGAACCAAGGGTGAgcataaaaaagaagaaataaaatcataatagtaataataagaatgtaaataataatatgaataaacaGTATCAGAAAAGTCTAAATCCTgctggtttgtgtttgttcctACTGGTCTGTGCAGGGCGGGGAGTCCCTCAGTGTCCAGCGGCAGCAGCTGGAGGAGCTCTACCTGGCCCACTCAGGCTCCATGTCCATCCTGCTGGAGGAGGACGACGGTCTGCACAACCACAACCTCGGGCTCCCCCAGGGACCCGCCAACTTCACTCTGCTCTGGTACACATTTAGGTTCAAAGTCCAGTTCACTGGTCCACTCGGTTCTGAGGAACCCAGACCTGACCTGCATCATAATCACAGGGGGAGAATATTTTAGGAACTCAGTAGTCTATGCAAAAGGTGTATGCTGTCAAATAATCATTATTATTTGGCATTCGATACACAGATGTTTATATCTTGTTATTCGTCTATTGTCCAGATGGTTACAGAAAAAAACTGGACTGAAAATCTGTCCTCGTCTATATTTACTGATGGAGAAACTACATGGAGTAAATGTTTGATAACGATAGACAGTGTGGTCTGTATCCATGACGTTTCATTTTCGGGATTGTTCCGGATTGCTGCCGGAGGTTCTGCCAGATGTCATTACCTTc encodes the following:
- the c4h6orf89 gene encoding bombesin receptor-activated protein C6orf89 homolog isoform X3, which produces MSEPCIYDKLSESIDILRQSGYRYGMSEREIERFIKQVLETNEPRREPPQFPILRATIKFVVAVGFLLVVVLAFTYPQSAPQLGLVNLGCYNWSSPLSHVRLLSLPIAKKYNLQGFHEWWSAGSLRQNLVNCSGCAEISSVLEVPESLRGTVNLRRGPQLVLLKVRGQSDGPLLLTPMGANFGGESLSVQRQQLEELYLAHSGSMSILLEEDDGLHNHNLGLPQGPANFTLLWRFSSGTREKVLRWLFPKAELCPLLDSAGTIVQRCLVTHSTNSQSKGVGVFGWLVVGEGLPTVRVLPVQRCQKHCSSFNLWLTPGDMVYADPRYWQMELFPGRGQNIICDGSAF